From Cupriavidus oxalaticus:
CAAGGCCGCCGCGCTGCAGTTCGTGCTGGCCAACCCGGCGGTCGCCGCCGTGATCCCGGGGGCAAGCCGGCCCGAGCGCATCGCCGAGGACACCGCCGCGCTGAAGGCGGTCATTCCCGCCGATTTCTGGCGCGAGCTGCGCGAGCAGCACCTGGTTGCGGCAAATGCACCGCTGCCTGGCGACAGCAACTGATCCGGGACCACATTCGATTCAAGGAGTCCATCATGGCACAAGCTTCTGCAACGATCACGCTGCCGGTAGCACCGGACCGCGTCTGGCAACTGATTGGCGGCTTCGATTCGCTGCCCGACTGGCTGCCGTATATCCCCAAGAGCGAACTGAGCGAGGGCGGCCGTGTGCGCAGCCTCGTCAACCCGGACGGCGACGCCATCGTCGAACGTCTCGAGGCCTTTGACCAGGGCGCGCGCAGCTACACCTACTCGATCCTGCAGGCGCCGTTCCCGGTCTCCGGCTACCGCTCCACGCTGCGCGTGGTCGGCATCGACGGGGACCAGGCATCGCGCGTCGAATGGTCTGGCCAGTTCACGCCGGCAGGCGTGAGCGATGACGACGCATCGCGGCTGTTCGAGGGCATTTATCGGGATGGCCTCAAGGCACTGGAGGCAACGCTGGCCGGGGCGGCATCATGAGAGGGCTGATGGCCTTGTCGCTGGCTTTCGCGGTCATGTTCGGCACGTCGGGGCTTGCGCAGGCGGCGGTTGGCGTGCCTGGCGAAGGGTGCCTTCTGTTCCAGTATGGCGAGTAAATCCGTGGGATGGCGCGCCGTCGCGCCACCTGCACTGCACCCCGTCAGCCGGAATCCGGCTGACGGGGTGCAGTGCCATTACGACGGCATCTTCATCAGGCCGTTATCGATGGAGAGCCGATTCGCATCGATGGCGCGAGGCTGGGCAAGGATGGGCACACCGTCCGGCTTGCCCGCCAACCTGAATCAGACGTCGAGGGAGGCGGTCGAGTTTGCCGAGGCGCTGATGCTGTCAATCGGCCAGAGCGTGGTCCATGTGCACAAGGAGATCGAAGGATTCGTCCTCAACCGGCTGCAGGCTGCGCTGCTGTGGGAAGCCTGGGCGCTGCAGCGCGACGGCGAGGCAAGCTGCGTGCGGCGTCCTGCGTGATTGCTGCCTGCTCTCTCACAGGACAGGGACGCTCGCACAGCGCTCACGAAGCGAACAGCGCGCGCCTGTCTGCCCGGCTGAGCCACACCACCAGGAATCCCGCCGCAGCCAGCAGGCCGCCAGCGACCGGCACCGCGCTGTAGCCGAGGTCCAGGCTGATGACCCCGCCACCGAGTGCTGCGCCCAGGGCATTGCCGAGATTGAACGCGCCGACGTTGATCGACGAGGCGAGTCCCGGTGCCTCCGCCGCGGCTTCCATCACCCGCATCTGCACCGGCGGGACGACGGCGAAGGTCGCGGCTCCCCAGGCAAGTAGTCCAAGGGCCGCGGTGACGTGGTGGGAGAGGGCGAAGGGGAGCACCAGCATGATGATGGCGAGCGCCGACAGGACGATCTTCGTTGCGCCATCGAGCGACCAGTCCGCGAGCCGTCCTCCCACGTGGTTGCCGACCGTGAAGCCAACGCCGATCAGCACGAGCGAGAGCGTCACGAAGGTGTCGGATGCGCCGGTGAGATCGGCAAGCACCGGCGCGATATAGGTGTAGAGCGTGAACATGGCGCCCGCGCCCAGCACCGTTGTCGCCATCGCCAGCAACACCGGCGGGCGGGTGAGCACGGCCAGTTCCCGGCGCACATTGGGCGGGGTGCCGCGCTCGCCCTGCGGCAGCGCCAGCCAAAGCGCGGCAATGGCGAGCAGCCCCAGCACAGCGGTGCCGGCGAACGCCAGGCGCCAGCCGACCTGCTGTCCGATCCAGGTTGCCGCGGGCACGCCGCCGATATTGGCGATGGTCAGTCCCATGAACATCGTTGCCACGGCGCTGGCCTGCTTCTCCTTCGGCACCACGCTCGCGGCCACCACGGCCCCGAGGCCGAAGAAGGCGCCATGGTTGAGGCTGGTGACGAGGCGCGACGCCAGCAGCGTGGCGTATCCCGGCGCGAGCGCCGACAGCAGGTTGCCAACGGTGAAGATGGCCATCAGCGCCATCAGTGCGGCGCGCTTGCCGAAGCGGCTGAACAGCAGGGTCATCACCGGCGCGCCGACCATCACGCCAACCGCGTACGCGGTAATCAGCATCCCCGCGGTGGGGATGCTGACGTCGACGCCTTCGGCGATCACGGGGAGCAACCCCATCGGGGCGAATTCGGTGGTGCCGATGCCGAAGGCGCCGATGGCGAGCGCTAGCAGTGCGGTATTGGATTTCATCGTGGCAGATCCTGGCAGGTGCCTTACGCTGCGGCCTTGCCGTCGTAGGCGGGATAGTCGGTGTAGCCTTCGGCGCCGCCGCCATAGTGGAGCGCGCGATCGGACATGGCCAGGGGCCAGTCGTTCTCGAGGCGTGCGACCAGGTCGGGGTTGGCAATGAACGGCTCGCCGAATGCCGCAATGTCGATCAGGCCATCGGCGATGAGGCCATCGGCGCGTGCGCGCGTCATGCCTCCGGCAAGGATCAGCACGCCCGTGAATCGGCTGCGGAACTTTGCAAGGAAGTCACCTGGCGTGGCCGAACTGCCGCGCGTGCTCTGATCCATCAGGTGGACGTAAGCGATATTGCGCCTGGAGAGTTCATCGGCGAGATGGAGATACGTTTCCTCGAGCTCGGGGTAGGCGGCCATGTCGCCGAGGCCGCCATAGGGCGACAAACGGATGGCCGTGCGTCGCGCACCGATCCGCGCCGCGACCGCGTCGATGGCTGCAAGGGCGAAACGGGTGCGGCTCTCCACGGTGTCGCCGCGGAATTCATCGGTGCGATCGTTCACCGTCGGGTTCAGGAACTGCTCGATCAGGTAACCATTGGCGCCGTGCAGCTCGACGCCGTCGAAGCCGGCCTCCATGGCATTGGCGGCGGCCTCGGCAAAATCGGCGATCACACCATAGACTTCACCGGTCGTCAGTGCGCGGGGCGCGGACACATCGACCGCACCCGGCGTGCCATCGGCGGTGTAACCCCAGGCCTTGGTGTTCTTCGCGGTCTGGCCGGTGGCACTGACCGGCTGAATGCCACCGGGCTGGATCGAAACATGGCTCACACGGCCGACATGCCAGAGCTGGGTGAAGATCGTGCCGCCCTTGGCGTGGACGGCGTCAGTGACCTTGCGCCAGCCATCGACCTGTTGTGGTGTGTACAGGCCAGGGTTGAACAGGAAGCCCTGGGCGCTGGGCGATATCACCGTGCCCTCGGTCACGATCAGGCCGGCGTCGGCGCGCTGGCTGTAGTAAAGCGCGTTGAGGTCGTTGGGAACCCCGTCCGGATTCCGGGAACGGGTCAGCGGCGCCATGGCGATCCGGTTAGCGAGCTGGCGCTCGCCCATGGTAAAGGGCTTAAACAGGAGACTCATTTTGGGACCTTGATCAGGGAGGGGGGCGGCCACCGGGGTAGTGGCGGCGCGCTCGGTAAGTTCGTCGATGGACCGCAGTTTGCGCGGTTTATATTTGTTGATTAAGCCGTGTATGGGTCAAATACTTTTGATTTCATATCAAATGTCAGGACCCGTCGGACCAGGCACAGGTGCCCGCGATGACTCGGCGCTTATGCCGAAAAGTGCTCACCGGACCCATTGGCGCCGCGAGCCCCTTCTGAATAGGGATCGCGCGGGCTGTTGCCGCGCGCACCGTCCAGGTAGGGGTCGACCTTGCGGGTGGCAATGTAGCCATCCCGATTGGTGATCCTGGCGCCATCGGTGTAGCCGTCCCGGTTGCTGATGCGGGCGCCGTCGGTGTAGGCGTCACGAGGCGTGTCCACGCGGAACGCGTTGCCGGCGGTTTCCGGCTGGGCGGCTGCGTGGGCCACGCCGGCAGTCAGGGCGGCGGCCAATGTGATGGCCGCGAGGATGGTCTTTGCTTGCATGATGCTCTCCTGTTTAGTCCGATCGGCCGGGCAACCTTTGGGTTTGGTCGCAGGGCCAGTCTGTCATCGAGATGGCAGCTTTTAAGTGATGCTATCTATGAGTAGATAGATAAGCGGATCAAAAAAAATGCCGGGTCTCACTGTTAAGAATCCGGGCATTGCCCGGGGGTGACTGGAGTCTAGGTAGGGGCGGCATGCCTGTCCAAGACGGAATGCGTCGAACTTAAGACCTTGCAGGTCTTGCATCCGGTTTGCTCCCCTCTCCCGCCCGCGGGTCCCGCGGGAGAGGGGCCGGGGGTAAGGGCCGGCGCCTCAACGAAGTCCGGCCGCCACCCCGCCGCTCAGCAGTGCCCCTTACTTTTCGGCAAGACGGCCCAGCGTCTCCGGCACGATCGTAGCGCCCACCAGATAGACCAGCGTGACGGCCGCGAGGAAAACACCAAGGATCACCGGCAGGTCGGCGGGCGTGCCGGCGGCAAGCGAGGCCAGCGTCGGCATCATCCCGCCGAGGGCGAAGCCGATATTCCACGACAAGCCCGTGCCGGAGGCGCGGATGCTGGTGGGGAACCGCTCGTTCAGGAAGATGAGGATCGGCGCGAAGCCGGCGCACCCGAGCATGCTGAGCGCCACCGCGTAGACGCCGCGCAGGGTGGCGGTTGGCGCGGCCGGCATCCACTGGTAGAGCAGCGGCATCAGCACCAGGCTGAGCGCGCCGATCAGCAGAAAGGCCCGCTTGCGGCCGACCAGCGTGCTGAAATGCCCCGCTGCCACCGATGCGACGATCACACCGAGGCTGCTCAGCATCAGGATGGCCGAGGACTCGCCGGGGGATGCCTTGACCACGACCTTGAGGAAGGTGGGAAGGTAGCCGGAAGTCAGGTAGTAGGCGCTGCCTGCGCCCACGGTCAGCAGGATGTTGACCAGCAGGATGCCACGATACTCGCGCGAGAACAGCGTGCGCAGCGGATGCGCCTGCGGCTTGGCGTGGCCGCTGGCGGCCTTTGCCGCCTGCAGCTGCTTCCACAGCGGCGACTCTTCCAGCGAATTGAAGATGACCAGCCCCAGCACCGAGCTGACGATGCCGGCGAAGAACATGCAGCGCCATCCCCAGACCTCGAAGGCGTCGCCGGGAAACAGCGCCGTCATCGCCATGTACGTGATCGACGCCAGCAACGCGCCGATGCCCGCGCCGCCGCCGCCCACCAGGCCGGACACCGCGCCGCGCCACGACGGCGGCACCGATTCCGTGCCGATGGTATGCGTCGAAG
This genomic window contains:
- a CDS encoding SRPBCC family protein — its product is MAQASATITLPVAPDRVWQLIGGFDSLPDWLPYIPKSELSEGGRVRSLVNPDGDAIVERLEAFDQGARSYTYSILQAPFPVSGYRSTLRVVGIDGDQASRVEWSGQFTPAGVSDDDASRLFEGIYRDGLKALEATLAGAAS
- a CDS encoding MFS transporter, with the translated sequence MKSNTALLALAIGAFGIGTTEFAPMGLLPVIAEGVDVSIPTAGMLITAYAVGVMVGAPVMTLLFSRFGKRAALMALMAIFTVGNLLSALAPGYATLLASRLVTSLNHGAFFGLGAVVAASVVPKEKQASAVATMFMGLTIANIGGVPAATWIGQQVGWRLAFAGTAVLGLLAIAALWLALPQGERGTPPNVRRELAVLTRPPVLLAMATTVLGAGAMFTLYTYIAPVLADLTGASDTFVTLSLVLIGVGFTVGNHVGGRLADWSLDGATKIVLSALAIIMLVLPFALSHHVTAALGLLAWGAATFAVVPPVQMRVMEAAAEAPGLASSINVGAFNLGNALGAALGGGVISLDLGYSAVPVAGGLLAAAGFLVVWLSRADRRALFAS
- a CDS encoding alkene reductase; translation: MSLLFKPFTMGERQLANRIAMAPLTRSRNPDGVPNDLNALYYSQRADAGLIVTEGTVISPSAQGFLFNPGLYTPQQVDGWRKVTDAVHAKGGTIFTQLWHVGRVSHVSIQPGGIQPVSATGQTAKNTKAWGYTADGTPGAVDVSAPRALTTGEVYGVIADFAEAAANAMEAGFDGVELHGANGYLIEQFLNPTVNDRTDEFRGDTVESRTRFALAAIDAVAARIGARRTAIRLSPYGGLGDMAAYPELEETYLHLADELSRRNIAYVHLMDQSTRGSSATPGDFLAKFRSRFTGVLILAGGMTRARADGLIADGLIDIAAFGEPFIANPDLVARLENDWPLAMSDRALHYGGGAEGYTDYPAYDGKAAA
- a CDS encoding MFS transporter: MEVLANDKVPTSGAQSAAPAAANNRQVLGAVTASCMGWALDLFDLFILLFVAPVIGKLFFPSEHAMLSLAAVYASFAVTLLMRPLGSAIFGAYADRHGRKGAMVVAVTGVGLSTAAFGLLPTVAQIGLFAPALFILLRLVQGVFVGGVVASTHTIGTESVPPSWRGAVSGLVGGGGAGIGALLASITYMAMTALFPGDAFEVWGWRCMFFAGIVSSVLGLVIFNSLEESPLWKQLQAAKAASGHAKPQAHPLRTLFSREYRGILLVNILLTVGAGSAYYLTSGYLPTFLKVVVKASPGESSAILMLSSLGVIVASVAAGHFSTLVGRKRAFLLIGALSLVLMPLLYQWMPAAPTATLRGVYAVALSMLGCAGFAPILIFLNERFPTSIRASGTGLSWNIGFALGGMMPTLASLAAGTPADLPVILGVFLAAVTLVYLVGATIVPETLGRLAEK